A single genomic interval of Bacteroidales bacterium harbors:
- a CDS encoding glucose 1-dehydrogenase produces the protein MKAIAITPGKGDARLIDIEEPSVKNDKDVKLQVLEVGICGTDREEIVGGRADAPSGSSELVIGHEMLGRVVETGKGVTKIKKGDYAMLMVRRPCNHCPFCLNNRSDMCSSGDYTERGIKGIHGYQTEFVVDHENFVIPVAEEIRDIGVLTEPLSVVIKAVDEALMLQSCRFSGIVPDLIKGKRALVAGLGPIGLLAALVLKLKGADIYGLDIVKPASVRPSIFSEIGGHYINGLELKTENIDNTYGPMDFIFEATGIAKLEFELMDALAVNGVYVLAGIPAGERPVTILGADLMRKMVLKNQVMLGSVNASYDHYIKASEELVRFKNTFSSPVSKLITERVNYRDFRNVLELHSSDEIKAIVEWSR, from the coding sequence ATGAAAGCAATAGCCATAACACCCGGGAAGGGCGATGCCCGCCTGATCGATATCGAGGAACCATCAGTAAAAAACGATAAGGATGTCAAGCTCCAGGTGCTTGAAGTGGGCATTTGCGGAACAGACCGTGAAGAAATTGTGGGTGGTAGGGCCGATGCACCATCCGGTTCATCTGAACTGGTGATCGGACACGAGATGCTCGGACGCGTTGTAGAAACCGGTAAGGGTGTTACAAAAATCAAAAAGGGCGACTATGCAATGCTCATGGTACGAAGACCCTGTAATCATTGTCCGTTTTGCCTGAATAACCGGAGCGACATGTGTTCAAGCGGTGACTACACCGAAAGGGGTATAAAGGGAATTCACGGATATCAAACCGAATTTGTCGTTGATCATGAAAACTTTGTGATTCCGGTAGCCGAAGAGATCCGCGATATCGGGGTGCTTACTGAGCCTCTTTCGGTTGTAATTAAAGCGGTTGATGAAGCCCTCATGCTTCAGTCGTGCCGGTTTTCCGGAATTGTTCCTGATCTGATAAAAGGGAAAAGGGCTTTAGTTGCTGGATTGGGACCGATTGGCCTTCTTGCAGCCCTGGTTCTTAAACTAAAAGGTGCGGATATTTATGGTCTTGACATTGTAAAACCGGCATCTGTGAGGCCATCCATATTCAGTGAAATCGGAGGACATTACATTAACGGGCTCGAATTAAAGACTGAAAACATTGACAATACCTACGGGCCTATGGATTTCATATTTGAAGCTACGGGTATTGCCAAACTGGAATTCGAGCTTATGGATGCGCTTGCCGTTAACGGAGTGTATGTACTGGCCGGAATTCCGGCCGGGGAAAGACCGGTTACCATTCTTGGCGCCGACCTGATGAGAAAAATGGTGCTTAAAAACCAGGTCATGCTGGGCAGTGTAAATGCATCCTATGATCATTACATTAAAGCTTCCGAAGAACTTGTCAGGTTTAAAAACACCTTCAGCAGCCCGGTTTCAAAACTCATTACTGAAAGAGTGAATTACAGGGATTTCAGGAATGTCCTTGAATTGCATTCATCGGATGAAATCAAGGCAATAGTTGAATGGAGCCGCTAA
- a CDS encoding DUF4038 domain-containing protein — protein sequence MKFAIRIHIGLLLCLLLGVSCSNDENKSTDTNIQVPVSNDPENFPLKVSEGRLETQSGQPFLIVGDSPWYLMQKVDRSGADKYLENRHAKGVNSLILCMIASPMVGSENVYGENPFLQDLDFSKPNPAYFDHVDYIVKKAAKEGIAMFLFPAYLGYDMGDDHPEGFYEAMIANGPQKMYEYGRFIGNRYKNYSNIVWVMGGDASPGETLDEIRAMVKGIQETTNNQIFTVHNGRYSSGVTEYNGDSWIDLNSTYADYLTAAEYLMKDYNRNYPFYFIEGTYENSIHNDIYVRSQMYTPVLLGSQGYFYGNEKQYPFDSGWETQLETQGSKDLERSGKFFRSREWYSLEPDIAGTFLVSGAGDVSSPDFAPAAVTQDGITGIIYTPDNRELTVDLTRIKGPRSHGWWYQPSTGIVTDIGVIEDAADVSFVPPMEGDWLLVLDDASQVLPEPGTSL from the coding sequence AAATTTTCCTTTGAAGGTAAGTGAAGGAAGGCTTGAAACTCAATCAGGACAACCATTTCTCATTGTAGGTGATTCGCCATGGTACCTGATGCAAAAGGTTGATCGGAGCGGTGCCGATAAATATCTTGAAAATCGTCACGCCAAAGGAGTAAATTCCCTTATATTATGCATGATTGCCAGTCCTATGGTCGGATCTGAAAATGTTTATGGAGAAAATCCTTTTCTTCAGGATCTTGATTTTTCAAAACCCAATCCCGCCTATTTTGATCATGTGGATTATATTGTCAAAAAGGCCGCGAAGGAAGGAATAGCCATGTTTCTATTCCCTGCCTACCTTGGTTATGATATGGGTGATGATCATCCTGAAGGTTTTTATGAAGCCATGATTGCCAATGGTCCTCAAAAAATGTATGAATATGGCCGGTTTATCGGAAACCGCTACAAAAATTACAGCAATATTGTGTGGGTTATGGGTGGTGATGCTTCTCCCGGTGAGACACTGGATGAAATCCGCGCCATGGTGAAAGGTATACAGGAAACTACCAATAACCAGATATTTACTGTTCACAATGGCCGTTACAGTTCAGGTGTCACTGAATACAATGGCGACAGCTGGATCGACCTGAATTCAACATACGCAGATTATTTAACTGCTGCCGAATATCTCATGAAGGATTATAACCGTAATTATCCTTTTTATTTTATCGAAGGAACTTATGAGAATTCAATACACAACGATATTTATGTAAGGAGCCAGATGTATACACCCGTTCTGCTCGGGTCACAGGGGTATTTTTATGGAAATGAAAAGCAGTATCCATTTGATTCGGGATGGGAAACCCAATTGGAAACCCAGGGTTCAAAAGATCTCGAAAGATCCGGGAAATTTTTCAGATCAAGAGAATGGTATAGCCTGGAACCCGATATTGCCGGAACATTCCTCGTTTCCGGGGCCGGAGATGTAAGTTCACCCGACTTTGCTCCTGCTGCTGTAACTCAGGATGGTATAACCGGGATTATATACACACCCGATAACCGTGAGCTTACCGTTGATCTCACCCGAATTAAAGGCCCCAGGTCACATGGATGGTGGTATCAACCGTCTACAGGCATTGTTACCGATATCGGGGTTATTGAGGACGCAGCGGATGTATCATTTGTACCGCCTATGGAAGGCGACTGGCTGCTGGTTTTGGATGATGCTTCACAAGTTCTTCCTGAACCGGGAACAAGCCTGTAA